Proteins from one Thaumasiovibrio subtropicus genomic window:
- the sdhD gene encoding succinate dehydrogenase, hydrophobic membrane anchor protein: protein MVNPVSSVGRNGVHDFVLIRASAIILTLYTFYMLGYFLFGPTLTYEVWTGFFAQTSTKVFTMLALFSVLIHAWIGMWQVLTDYIKPAALRAGIQFAIVAMLLIYLLSGFFIVWGV, encoded by the coding sequence ATGGTAAACCCAGTATCTTCTGTGGGCCGCAATGGCGTCCATGATTTCGTATTAATTCGTGCATCTGCCATTATCTTAACCCTGTACACCTTCTACATGTTGGGCTACTTCCTTTTTGGCCCTACGTTAACTTATGAAGTGTGGACGGGTTTCTTCGCACAAACCAGCACGAAGGTCTTCACCATGTTGGCGCTGTTTTCTGTGCTAATCCACGCGTGGATTGGTATGTGGCAGGTGTTAACAGATTACATAAAGCCGGCAGCCCTAAGGGCTGGCATTCAATTCGCGATTGTCGCGATGCTTCTAATCTATCTTCTTTCCGGTTTCTTTATTGTGTGGGGTGTGTAA
- the sucA gene encoding 2-oxoglutarate dehydrogenase E1 component has product MQNGVMKAWLESSHLAGANATYVEDLYELYLSDPDSVNEEWRNVFDGLPVVKEDATEQPHSRVRDYFRRLAKETTYLSAPVTDPEVDAKQVKVLQLINAYRFRGHQHANLDPLGLWQQDRVAELDPSFHSLTEEDMDTEFNVGSFAIGKESMRLRDLYDALKKTYCGSIGAEYMHITNTEEKRWIQQRLESVMGQPSFSRDEKLSFLDELTAAEGLERYLGAKFPGAKRFSLEGGDALIPMVKEIIRHGGTQDIKEIVIGMAHRGRLNVLVNVLGKKPQDLFDEFAGKHDETWGTGDVKYHQGFSADFATPGGDVHLVLAFNPSHLEIVNPVVIGSVRARQDRLGDKNGSNVLPITIHGDSAIAGQGVVAETFNMSQSRAYRVGGTVRIVVNNQIGFTTSNPKDTRSTQYCTDIAKMVQAPIFHVNADDPEAVALVSRLALDYRNEFRRDVVIDLVCYRRHGHNEADEPNATQPLMYQKIKKHPTPRKIYADKLTDEESIGLEEATAFVNEYRDHLDRGDCVVKEWRPMTMHSVDWSPYLGHEWDIEWDNEVELDRLKELANRVCQYPESHKLQSRVNKLYQDRELMIKEEKAVDWGMAETLAYATLVDDNKRIRITGQDSGRGTFFHRHAVLHNQGDASTYVPLANIHDKQGPFQVFDSVLSEEAVLAFEYGYATAEPGGLTVWEAQFGDFANGAQVVVDQFISSGEQKWGRMCGLTMLLPHGYEGQGPEHSSARLERYLQLCAEQNMQVIVPSTPAQVYHMLRRQVVRPMRRPLVVMSPKSLLRHPLCTSTMDELAYGTFLPAIAETDDIDPAGVERVVFCSGKVYYDLLEQRRKDENDKVAIIRIEQLYPFPYEDMRMILKDYEHVKDFAWCQEEPQNQGAWYCSQHNFRAVMPEGAKLSYAGRPASASPAVGYMSVHLKQQKALVADALTLNTELEK; this is encoded by the coding sequence ATGCAGAACGGCGTTATGAAGGCATGGCTTGAGTCTTCACACTTGGCTGGCGCCAATGCGACTTACGTAGAAGATCTCTACGAGCTGTATCTTAGCGACCCTGACTCGGTAAATGAAGAATGGCGAAATGTGTTTGATGGCCTTCCAGTCGTCAAAGAGGATGCGACCGAGCAACCACATTCCCGCGTTCGAGATTACTTCCGACGATTGGCAAAAGAAACAACCTACCTAAGTGCACCAGTCACCGACCCTGAGGTCGACGCGAAACAGGTAAAAGTATTGCAGTTAATCAATGCTTACCGTTTTCGTGGTCATCAACACGCAAATTTGGATCCACTCGGTCTTTGGCAACAGGACCGCGTCGCTGAGCTTGATCCTTCTTTCCACTCACTGACTGAAGAAGACATGGACACCGAGTTCAATGTCGGTTCGTTTGCGATTGGTAAAGAGAGTATGCGACTGCGTGATCTCTATGATGCACTGAAAAAAACCTATTGTGGTTCGATTGGTGCGGAATACATGCATATTACCAACACAGAAGAAAAACGTTGGATTCAACAGCGTTTAGAATCTGTGATGGGACAACCCTCTTTTAGTCGAGATGAGAAACTGTCGTTTCTTGATGAGCTGACAGCTGCGGAAGGTTTAGAGCGCTATCTTGGTGCAAAATTCCCAGGTGCGAAGCGTTTCTCTCTGGAAGGTGGTGATGCGCTTATTCCAATGGTGAAAGAAATTATTCGCCATGGTGGTACGCAAGACATTAAAGAGATCGTTATCGGTATGGCTCACCGTGGGCGACTTAACGTGCTGGTTAATGTTCTTGGTAAGAAGCCTCAAGACCTCTTTGACGAGTTTGCTGGTAAGCATGACGAAACATGGGGTACGGGTGATGTGAAGTATCACCAAGGTTTCTCTGCCGACTTTGCTACACCGGGCGGTGATGTTCACCTTGTCTTGGCCTTTAACCCATCTCACCTTGAGATTGTTAACCCGGTGGTTATTGGTTCTGTACGCGCTCGTCAAGACCGTTTAGGCGACAAAAACGGCTCAAACGTGTTACCTATTACGATTCATGGCGACTCAGCGATCGCTGGTCAAGGCGTTGTGGCAGAGACATTTAATATGTCTCAATCACGTGCTTATCGTGTTGGTGGTACAGTACGTATCGTTGTGAACAACCAAATTGGTTTCACAACCTCGAATCCAAAAGATACCCGTTCAACTCAGTACTGTACTGATATTGCGAAAATGGTTCAGGCGCCAATTTTCCACGTGAATGCAGATGACCCAGAAGCTGTGGCTTTGGTGTCTCGTTTAGCGCTTGACTACCGTAATGAGTTTCGTCGTGACGTCGTGATTGATTTGGTGTGTTACCGTCGCCATGGTCACAATGAAGCGGATGAGCCGAATGCGACTCAGCCGTTGATGTACCAGAAAATCAAAAAGCATCCAACGCCACGTAAGATTTATGCTGATAAGTTAACCGACGAAGAATCGATTGGCTTGGAAGAAGCGACGGCATTTGTCAACGAGTACCGTGACCATTTAGATCGTGGTGACTGCGTTGTTAAAGAGTGGCGTCCAATGACCATGCACAGTGTGGATTGGTCTCCTTACTTGGGCCATGAGTGGGATATTGAGTGGGACAACGAAGTAGAACTCGATCGTCTGAAAGAACTCGCAAACCGTGTTTGTCAGTACCCTGAAAGCCATAAACTGCAAAGCCGTGTTAACAAGCTTTATCAAGACCGTGAGTTGATGATCAAAGAAGAGAAAGCGGTTGACTGGGGTATGGCTGAGACGTTGGCTTACGCAACGCTCGTTGACGATAACAAGCGTATTCGTATTACTGGGCAAGACTCGGGCCGTGGTACTTTCTTCCATCGCCATGCTGTGCTGCATAATCAGGGTGATGCGTCGACCTATGTGCCACTTGCGAACATTCATGACAAACAAGGTCCATTCCAAGTCTTTGACTCAGTGCTTTCTGAAGAAGCTGTACTTGCATTTGAGTATGGCTACGCAACGGCCGAGCCAGGTGGCTTGACGGTGTGGGAAGCACAGTTTGGTGACTTTGCCAACGGTGCTCAGGTTGTTGTTGACCAGTTTATTAGCTCCGGCGAGCAGAAGTGGGGCCGTATGTGTGGCCTAACCATGTTGCTGCCACACGGTTATGAAGGTCAAGGACCAGAGCACTCATCAGCGCGTTTAGAACGCTATTTGCAGCTATGTGCTGAGCAAAATATGCAAGTTATTGTGCCATCCACGCCAGCTCAGGTTTATCACATGCTGCGCCGCCAGGTTGTACGTCCAATGCGTCGTCCATTAGTCGTGATGTCTCCGAAGTCGCTGCTTCGTCACCCGCTATGTACTTCGACGATGGATGAACTGGCCTACGGCACCTTCCTACCAGCTATCGCAGAGACTGACGATATCGATCCAGCAGGCGTTGAGCGTGTGGTGTTCTGTTCAGGTAAGGTCTACTACGACCTATTAGAACAACGTCGCAAAGATGAAAACGACAAAGTTGCTATTATTCGTATCGAGCAGTTGTACCCGTTCCCGTATGAAGATATGCGCATGATTCTCAAGGATTATGAGCATGTTAAAGACTTTGCATGGTGTCAGGAAGAACCGCAAAACCAAGGTGCTTGGTACTGTAGTCAACATAACTTCCGCGCAGTGATGCCTGAAGGAGCTAAATTGAGCTATGCAGGTCGCCCTGCTTCAGCATCGCCAGCGGTTGGCTATATGTCCGTTCACCTAAAACAACAAAAGGCACTGGTTGCCGATGCCCTTACCCTGAACACAGAACTAGAAAAATAA
- a CDS encoding citrate synthase has product MSDKKATLHIEGKAPIELPIIEGTIGPEVVDVRALGANGYFTFDPGFLATASCESQITYIDGDKGILLHRGFPIDQLANKADYLEVCYILLYGEVPSREDYEKFRTTVTRHTMVHEQIASFFHGFRRDAHPMAIMVGVVGALAAFYHDSLDINNDSHREIAAFRLLSKMPTLAAMCYKYSIGQPFIYPRNDLDYAENFLHMMFATPCEEYEVSPVIARAMDKIFTLHADHEQNASTSTVRLAGSSGANPFACIAAGIASLWGPAHGGANEACLKMLEEIGSVDNIPEFIEKAKDKEDPFRLMGFGHRVYKNYDPRATVMREACHEVLEELNIQDPLLDVAMELERIALSDEYFVEKKLYPNVDFYSGIILKAIGIPVSMFTVIFAMSRTIGWIAHWNEMHSDPAARIGRPRQLYTGKALREFDPLHERE; this is encoded by the coding sequence ATGTCGGACAAGAAAGCGACTCTTCATATTGAAGGGAAAGCGCCAATCGAATTGCCGATTATTGAAGGAACTATCGGCCCTGAAGTTGTCGACGTGCGCGCGCTAGGTGCTAACGGCTACTTCACTTTCGACCCGGGTTTTCTTGCCACTGCATCATGTGAATCTCAAATTACGTATATTGATGGCGACAAAGGCATTCTGCTGCATCGAGGCTTTCCAATCGATCAGCTCGCGAACAAAGCCGATTACCTTGAAGTATGTTACATCCTATTGTACGGAGAAGTACCAAGCCGCGAAGATTACGAGAAGTTCCGCACTACCGTAACACGTCACACCATGGTACATGAGCAGATTGCCAGCTTCTTCCATGGCTTCCGTCGCGACGCTCACCCTATGGCGATTATGGTCGGTGTTGTCGGAGCACTCGCTGCCTTCTACCATGACTCTTTAGACATCAACAACGACAGTCACCGTGAAATCGCGGCTTTCCGCCTGTTGTCTAAAATGCCGACGCTGGCTGCAATGTGTTACAAGTACTCGATTGGCCAGCCTTTCATCTACCCTCGCAATGACCTCGATTATGCGGAAAACTTCCTACACATGATGTTTGCTACACCATGTGAAGAGTACGAAGTGAGCCCTGTAATCGCCCGTGCTATGGATAAGATTTTCACCTTGCACGCTGACCATGAGCAAAATGCATCGACATCGACCGTTCGTCTAGCAGGCTCTTCTGGTGCAAACCCATTCGCATGTATCGCCGCAGGTATTGCTTCTCTGTGGGGACCTGCGCACGGTGGTGCAAACGAAGCTTGTTTGAAGATGCTCGAAGAGATAGGTAGCGTCGATAACATTCCAGAGTTCATCGAGAAAGCCAAAGACAAGGAAGATCCATTCCGCCTTATGGGCTTTGGTCACCGCGTCTACAAAAACTACGACCCACGTGCGACGGTTATGCGTGAAGCGTGCCATGAAGTCCTTGAGGAACTTAATATTCAAGATCCACTCTTGGATGTGGCAATGGAACTCGAACGTATTGCACTGTCGGATGAGTACTTTGTTGAGAAGAAACTTTACCCGAACGTCGATTTCTACTCAGGTATCATTCTAAAAGCGATTGGCATTCCGGTGTCTATGTTTACCGTTATCTTTGCGATGTCTCGTACCATCGGTTGGATTGCCCACTGGAATGAAATGCATAGTGACCCAGCGGCGCGTATTGGCCGTCCTCGCCAGCTCTACACAGGTAAAGCACTTCGCGAGTTCGATCCTCTACACGAACGCGAATAA
- the sdhA gene encoding succinate dehydrogenase flavoprotein subunit gives MTIPVREFDAVVIGAGGAGMRAALQISEQGLTCALLSKVFPTRSHTVSAQGGITVALGNSHKDNWQWHMYDTVKGSDYIGDQNAIEYMCKNGPQSVIELERMGLPFSRFEDGTIYQRPFGGQSKEFGGEQAARTAAAADRTGHALLHTLYQQNIKHKTTIFSEWYALDLVKNQDGAVVGTTAICMETGEVCYFKAKATVLATGGAGRIYASTTNAHINTGDGVGMALRAGVPMQDMEMWQFHPTGIAGAGVLVTEGCRGEGGYLLNNNGERFMERYAPNAKDLAGRDVVARSMMVEIREGRGCDGPWGPHIKLKMDHLGKEVLESRLPGICELSRTFAHVDPVKEPIPVIPTCHYMMGGVPTQVSGQAIAQDTAGQDYDVQGLFACGEIASVSVHGANRLGGNSLLDLVVFGRATGLHLGETLAAQVEARDASESDLEASLSRLNRWNTTQQGEDPVQIRKDLQSCMQNNFSVFREGDAMAKGLEELKVIRERLKEARLDDNSQEFNTQRIECLELDNLMETAYATAVAANFRTESRGAHSRFDYPERDDENWLVHTIYNPETEAMNKRDVNMAPVTREAFPPKARTY, from the coding sequence GTGACTATTCCAGTACGTGAATTTGATGCAGTCGTAATTGGTGCTGGTGGTGCGGGTATGCGCGCCGCACTGCAAATTTCTGAGCAGGGCCTGACATGTGCGCTGCTTTCTAAAGTTTTCCCAACACGTTCTCACACGGTTTCTGCTCAAGGTGGTATCACTGTTGCTTTGGGTAACTCTCACAAAGATAACTGGCAGTGGCACATGTATGACACGGTGAAGGGATCTGATTATATCGGCGACCAGAACGCGATCGAATACATGTGTAAGAACGGCCCGCAGTCCGTGATTGAGCTTGAGCGCATGGGCTTACCATTTTCCCGATTCGAAGACGGCACAATTTATCAACGTCCGTTTGGTGGGCAATCAAAAGAGTTTGGTGGCGAACAAGCCGCGCGAACAGCCGCTGCGGCTGACCGAACAGGACATGCGCTACTGCACACGCTCTACCAGCAAAACATCAAGCATAAAACGACCATTTTCTCAGAGTGGTATGCCTTGGATCTGGTGAAGAACCAAGATGGCGCCGTTGTTGGTACGACCGCTATTTGTATGGAGACAGGTGAGGTTTGCTACTTCAAAGCAAAAGCCACTGTCTTAGCAACGGGTGGTGCGGGGCGTATTTATGCGTCGACGACCAATGCGCACATCAATACTGGTGATGGTGTTGGTATGGCTTTACGTGCCGGTGTACCAATGCAAGACATGGAGATGTGGCAGTTCCACCCGACGGGTATTGCAGGTGCTGGTGTACTCGTGACTGAAGGTTGTCGTGGTGAAGGTGGTTACCTTCTTAATAATAACGGTGAGCGCTTTATGGAGCGCTATGCACCAAACGCCAAAGACCTCGCTGGTCGAGATGTTGTTGCACGTTCCATGATGGTTGAAATTCGTGAAGGTCGTGGTTGTGATGGCCCATGGGGACCACACATCAAGCTGAAAATGGATCACTTGGGCAAAGAGGTGTTGGAATCGCGCCTACCGGGTATCTGTGAGTTGTCGAGAACCTTCGCACACGTTGACCCTGTGAAAGAGCCGATTCCAGTTATTCCTACTTGCCACTACATGATGGGTGGCGTACCGACTCAGGTATCTGGTCAAGCGATTGCACAAGATACCGCAGGCCAAGACTATGATGTGCAGGGACTCTTCGCGTGTGGTGAAATTGCGAGTGTATCTGTGCATGGTGCAAACCGTCTTGGTGGTAACTCTCTGCTTGATTTGGTGGTATTCGGTCGCGCAACGGGTCTACACCTAGGTGAGACCTTGGCGGCGCAGGTTGAAGCGCGTGATGCCTCTGAGTCTGATTTGGAAGCATCGCTTTCACGTCTAAACCGTTGGAACACAACGCAGCAGGGTGAAGATCCTGTTCAAATTCGCAAAGACCTACAGTCTTGCATGCAAAACAATTTCTCAGTCTTCCGTGAAGGTGACGCTATGGCGAAAGGCCTGGAAGAGCTGAAAGTGATTCGTGAGCGCTTAAAAGAAGCGCGTTTGGATGATAATTCTCAGGAATTTAATACACAACGTATTGAATGTTTAGAGCTGGATAACCTGATGGAGACAGCCTACGCAACGGCTGTGGCAGCGAATTTCCGTACAGAAAGCCGCGGTGCACACTCTCGATTTGACTATCCAGAACGTGATGATGAGAACTGGTTGGTTCACACCATCTACAACCCTGAGACAGAAGCGATGAACAAGCGGGACGTGAATATGGCGCCTGTGACTCGTGAAGCTTTCCCACCTAAAGCACGAACTTACTAA
- a CDS encoding succinate dehydrogenase iron-sulfur subunit, with protein MKLNFSVYRYNPDEDSAPYMKDYLLEVPEGSDMMVLDALILLKEQDPSLAFRRSCREGVCGSDGINMNGQNGLACITPLSALTNQKTIVIRPLPGLPVIRDLIIDMEQFYTNYAKVKPFLISDGNVPPARENLQSPDERAHLDGLYECIMCACCSTSCPSFWWNPDKFVGPAGLLAAYRWLIDSRDSATDERLSDLDDAFSVFRCHGIMNCVNVCPKGLNPTKAIGHIKTMLLKKAV; from the coding sequence ATGAAACTTAATTTTTCGGTGTACCGTTATAACCCTGATGAAGACAGTGCACCTTATATGAAAGATTACCTTCTGGAAGTGCCAGAAGGTTCTGACATGATGGTGTTGGATGCGCTTATCTTGCTGAAAGAGCAGGATCCGTCGCTGGCTTTTCGACGCTCATGTCGTGAAGGCGTATGTGGTTCAGACGGTATCAACATGAATGGCCAAAATGGTCTCGCTTGTATTACGCCGCTATCTGCACTTACCAATCAAAAAACCATTGTGATTCGTCCACTGCCTGGTCTCCCTGTTATTCGTGACCTGATTATTGACATGGAGCAGTTCTACACTAATTACGCGAAGGTGAAGCCTTTCTTAATTAGCGACGGGAATGTACCGCCTGCTCGCGAGAACCTTCAGTCGCCGGACGAGCGTGCCCATTTAGATGGTCTTTACGAGTGCATTATGTGTGCTTGTTGCTCGACCTCTTGCCCATCTTTCTGGTGGAATCCAGATAAGTTTGTTGGCCCTGCTGGACTACTTGCTGCTTATCGCTGGCTGATTGACAGCCGTGATAGTGCAACAGATGAACGTTTGTCTGATTTGGACGATGCGTTTAGCGTTTTTCGTTGCCATGGCATCATGAATTGTGTAAATGTTTGTCCTAAAGGATTAAATCCGACGAAAGCGATCGGGCATATTAAGACGATGCTGCTTAAAAAGGCAGTTTAA
- the sdhC gene encoding succinate dehydrogenase cytochrome b556 subunit, producing MKVNKSRPVNLDLQTIRFPITAIASILHRISGVIMFVSVAILLWLLGTSLSSPEGFHQAANIMNSFFVKLIIWGILAALLYHMVVGIRHLMMDMGYFEELESGNKSAKVSFIITAVLFVISGVIVW from the coding sequence GTGAAAGTAAATAAGTCTCGACCCGTTAACCTAGATCTGCAAACGATCCGCTTTCCTATTACTGCGATTGCGTCCATTCTTCACCGAATTTCGGGCGTCATAATGTTTGTCTCTGTAGCTATTTTATTATGGTTACTGGGTACATCGTTATCGTCACCTGAAGGTTTCCATCAAGCCGCCAACATTATGAATAGTTTTTTCGTGAAACTAATTATATGGGGCATTTTGGCTGCGCTCTTATATCACATGGTTGTTGGTATTCGTCATTTAATGATGGATATGGGCTACTTTGAGGAATTAGAGTCAGGAAATAAAAGCGCCAAGGTAAGCTTTATTATTACCGCAGTGCTATTTGTGATTTCGGGAGTGATTGTATGGTAA
- a CDS encoding cation-translocating P-type ATPase yields the protein MSQKWFATSVEETLKQHDTAVEKGLSSETVARRLEEFGYNELQAQDSTPAWKLFAHQFQNPLIFILAVGAIVSFMTGHTVDAVAITAIIFINACIAFWQEYKAQKGMEALKEMAAPTAEVLRGGEWLNVPARELVPGDVIRISTGDILPADVRILEANRLAIDEAALTGESEPVDKITDIIADESVGLGDQKNMGFMTTIVTTGNGLGVVTGTGMKTEVGHIADMMANTEETKTPMQVRMDTIAKMLLVAGLSVVGVVCAIGLYHGMPWLDILTTGISLSVAAIPEGLPTVVTIVLTMGSTKMVKSNALAKQLAAIETLGSTTVICSDKTGTLTQNQMQVMKAYDAEGRYWEVTGKGFDPKGEFVPENHDVAATDSAAMMQGLVVATLCNDAEYVQDGGKFSVRGNPTEGALIVAAAKAGLKQAEMLSTGGYSIVEKFPFDSARKMASVIVKSPEGKHFLALKGAPDVVLRHSAGFMVDGAPVYHSSTAIEGNLALEANPTSEYVANFEAAIENFGKDALRTLAVGMRELSEADLKKDPEELEKDVVILGVYGIMDPPRPEVRDAVEQCYNAGVRTVMITGDHAVTAAAIARDIGIIRSEKDRVVTGTELDAMSDEDLQNICPEVAVFARVTPEHKLRIVKAQQVNNEVAAMTGDGVNDAPALRRADIGVAMGITGTSVAKDSGDLILLDDNFSTIVKAVRQGRQIFDNLRKFIRQELTANVGEISVILFAFLLMGPEAILPLTPLMILWVNLVSDGLPALALGVEPEEKDLMERAPRKRNEGFFSAGLGERIITRGLALGALSYVAFSWALDNGYSANYAQTMAFMTLIFAQLWHLFDCRTFTTLFRKNPFTNKYLLGAVAASATLSLGVVYTGFGQLVFSTEALEMSHLMLIAIGSSLPTFVLSGVKELTKVKFI from the coding sequence ATGTCCCAAAAATGGTTTGCGACGTCTGTAGAAGAGACGTTGAAGCAGCATGACACCGCGGTTGAAAAAGGGCTGAGCTCGGAGACGGTAGCACGTCGTCTCGAAGAGTTCGGATACAATGAATTACAAGCTCAAGACAGTACGCCAGCTTGGAAACTGTTTGCGCATCAGTTTCAAAACCCACTGATTTTCATTCTCGCTGTTGGCGCGATTGTGTCGTTCATGACAGGTCATACTGTGGATGCAGTCGCCATCACAGCGATCATTTTCATCAATGCCTGTATTGCATTTTGGCAAGAATACAAAGCGCAAAAGGGCATGGAAGCGCTTAAAGAAATGGCTGCGCCAACGGCAGAAGTACTGCGTGGTGGTGAGTGGCTGAATGTGCCAGCACGTGAGCTAGTGCCTGGGGATGTTATTCGTATCAGTACGGGTGATATCTTACCGGCTGATGTGCGAATTTTAGAAGCAAACCGGTTGGCGATTGATGAAGCTGCCCTGACCGGGGAGTCTGAGCCAGTCGATAAAATCACTGACATCATCGCTGACGAAAGTGTTGGCCTTGGCGATCAGAAAAACATGGGCTTTATGACGACGATTGTCACAACAGGTAATGGCCTTGGCGTTGTGACAGGGACAGGTATGAAAACCGAAGTCGGTCATATCGCGGACATGATGGCGAACACTGAAGAGACGAAAACACCGATGCAGGTGCGTATGGATACCATTGCTAAAATGCTATTGGTTGCGGGCCTATCGGTTGTTGGTGTGGTCTGTGCGATTGGTCTATATCACGGTATGCCATGGCTAGACATTCTCACCACAGGTATCTCGCTCTCAGTTGCGGCAATCCCAGAAGGCTTACCAACGGTTGTGACGATTGTTTTGACCATGGGTTCAACCAAAATGGTGAAAAGCAATGCGCTCGCCAAACAGCTTGCTGCGATTGAAACGCTAGGTTCGACAACGGTAATTTGTTCTGACAAAACAGGTACATTGACACAAAACCAGATGCAAGTGATGAAGGCCTATGATGCTGAAGGTCGATACTGGGAAGTGACAGGTAAAGGTTTTGACCCGAAAGGTGAATTTGTTCCAGAGAATCATGACGTTGCAGCAACTGATAGTGCGGCAATGATGCAAGGTCTCGTTGTCGCTACGCTTTGTAATGATGCAGAGTATGTGCAAGACGGTGGTAAGTTCAGTGTACGTGGTAACCCAACTGAAGGGGCTTTGATTGTTGCCGCTGCAAAAGCAGGTCTGAAACAAGCAGAAATGCTGTCGACCGGGGGTTATTCTATTGTTGAGAAGTTCCCATTTGATTCTGCGCGTAAAATGGCATCAGTGATTGTTAAGAGCCCTGAGGGTAAGCACTTTCTCGCCCTAAAGGGCGCACCAGATGTGGTACTTCGTCACTCAGCAGGCTTTATGGTAGACGGCGCACCTGTATACCACAGCAGCACGGCGATTGAAGGGAATCTTGCGCTAGAGGCAAACCCTACGTCTGAGTATGTCGCGAACTTCGAAGCAGCGATTGAGAACTTCGGTAAAGATGCACTGCGTACACTTGCGGTAGGTATGCGTGAGTTAAGTGAAGCGGACCTGAAAAAAGACCCAGAAGAGCTGGAAAAAGACGTCGTTATTCTTGGTGTTTACGGCATCATGGATCCACCTCGTCCTGAAGTCCGTGATGCAGTTGAGCAGTGTTACAACGCAGGTGTTCGAACTGTCATGATTACGGGTGACCACGCGGTTACCGCTGCAGCGATTGCACGTGATATCGGTATCATTCGTAGCGAAAAAGATCGTGTTGTGACAGGGACTGAACTCGATGCGATGAGCGATGAGGACCTTCAGAACATCTGTCCTGAGGTTGCTGTATTTGCGCGTGTAACCCCAGAACACAAACTACGCATTGTTAAAGCACAGCAAGTCAATAACGAAGTCGCTGCCATGACCGGTGATGGCGTGAATGATGCACCAGCACTACGTCGCGCAGACATTGGTGTTGCCATGGGTATTACTGGTACATCAGTGGCGAAGGATTCTGGCGACCTGATTCTGTTGGATGATAACTTCAGTACGATTGTGAAAGCGGTTCGCCAAGGACGCCAAATCTTCGATAACCTGCGCAAGTTTATTCGTCAGGAGCTGACAGCGAATGTCGGTGAGATCTCGGTTATCTTGTTTGCATTTTTGCTAATGGGGCCAGAAGCAATTCTTCCGTTAACACCACTGATGATTCTTTGGGTTAACTTAGTGTCGGATGGCTTGCCAGCGCTAGCGTTAGGTGTTGAGCCAGAAGAAAAAGATTTGATGGAGCGTGCACCTCGTAAGCGCAACGAAGGTTTCTTCTCTGCGGGTCTTGGTGAGCGTATTATCACCCGTGGTTTAGCGCTTGGTGCATTAAGTTATGTTGCCTTCTCTTGGGCATTAGATAACGGTTACTCAGCGAACTACGCACAGACAATGGCATTCATGACCTTGATCTTTGCACAGCTATGGCATCTGTTCGATTGTCGTACTTTTACAACCTTGTTCCGTAAAAATCCATTCACTAACAAGTACTTGTTAGGTGCGGTGGCCGCTTCAGCGACCTTGTCACTAGGTGTGGTTTACACCGGGTTTGGCCAGCTTGTATTCAGCACTGAAGCACTGGAAATGTCGCACTTGATGTTGATTGCCATTGGTTCATCACTACCGACCTTTGTGCTTTCTGGTGTGAAAGAACTGACCAAAGTGAAGTTTATCTAA